Within Saccharomonospora cyanea NA-134, the genomic segment TCGTGGACGCGGCCATGCGGAGGCGCTTCTCGTTCGTCGAACTCTCCCCGCGCACCGAACCCACCGCCGGGCTGCTGCGCCGCTGGCTGGCCCGCGAAGGCCGCGATCCCGAACCCGCCGACCTGCTCGACGCACTCAACGCACGGATCGACGACCCGGACTTCCAGGTCGGCCCCTCCTACCTCATGCGCAAGGGCGTCTACCGGGACGGTGGGTTGGAGCGCACCTGGCGCACGAAGATCCTCCCGCTGCTGGAGGAGCACCACTACGGCGAGGGACTCGACGTCGAACAACACTACGGGCTGCGGGCACTGCGCGCCGCCGTCGCCGCGTCACAGCAGTCGACACCGCGATGACGGCCGTCGAACTCACCGAACACGGCCCGGCGCTGCCGGTGCCACTGGACGACGCCGCCGGGCGGGCGCTGGCGCACTCCGGCGTCGTGGACGCGGCCCCGGACGCGGACGTGCCGGGGACGTGGCGGCTGCGGGCGAAGAACCTGGTCGGCGCCGTGGCGGTCCGCTTCGGCGGTGGCCAAGTGATCACCGTGCGGATAGCGCCCAAGCTTCCGATCGCCCGGCTGCTGTTCCTCGCCGGCTACGGGCAGGGCCGGTGGCACACCGAGAACGTGCGCGTGGACGAGGACGAACACCTGCTGCCCGCGTTCGCCCGGCTGTTCACGCGGCAGGCCGAGCGAGCGTTGCGCCAGGGACTGCTCAAGGGCTACCGCGAGACCGAGGACACCGCACTCGTCGTGCGCGGCCGTATCCGGCACGCCGAGCAGGTCCGCCGACACCACGGCAGACTCGTTCCGCTGGAGCTCGCCCACGACGAGTACACCACCGACATCGCGGAGAACCGGTTACTGCGCACCGCCTGCGAAGCCTTGCTCCGGTTGCCCGGCATCCCCGTCGACGTGCGCGGGCGGCTGCTGCGGCTGCGCGTGAGACTCGGCGAGGTCACCCTGGTTCGACACGGCGATCGCCTGCCCGCGTGGCGGCCCAGCCGGCTCAACGTCCGCTACCACGACGCGCTCCGGCTGGCCGATCTCGTGTTGCGCGGGGCGTCGATCGAACACCGGCCCGGCGAGGTGACCGTGCACGGTTTCCTGTTCGACCTGGCGAAGGTGTTCGAGGACTTCGTCACCCTCGCGTTGCGCGACGCACTCGCCGGGACCGACGACTTCGGGGGCCATTGCGTCCGGCAGGCCACGCACCACCTGGACGAGCGCGAGACGATCCGCATGGTCCCCGACCTCGTCGCCTACACCGACGGCGGCACGCCGGTGGCCGTGGCCGACGCCAAGTACAAGGCCGAGAAACCGGCGGGTTTCCCCGACGCCGACCTGTATCAGATGCTGGCCTACTGCACGGCGCTGAACCTGTCCGAAGGGCATCTCGTCTACGCGAAAGGGAATGCACCACACGGGTCCCACCGCGTGAAACACGCGGGCATCACCCTCCACCAACACGCTCTCGACCTCGACCAGCCGCCCGCGGGGTTACTCGCCGATGTACGGGCGGTGGCACGGCGGTTGGTGGAACGACTGACCGTGACATAGGAATTGCTGTAACCGGGGCATGTGAACGAATAGTCGCACGATGGATATGTTTTCCGATGCCTCTGAAGAATCTCTCGGAGAGATCAGTTCGGTGCACTGTGACTGCTGTGCGGATAGACGATGACGGTTGCCGCCTTGTAGGCGCGTGAGCTGGTTCGACCAACGAGTGGGACCTCGTGGCGCTGTGCTGTTAGCGCCGCAGGCTGTCGCGGCACCTCGCTGACCGGCACTGTGGATGGCCATCCGGACGAGTGGCACCGAAAGCTAGCCCTGCTGATCAATGAGCCAATATGATCGGCAACCATGCCCGCACTCGCGTTCGCCAGCAGCTTCTGGGAGACCTACGACGTACTCGACAAGCAGGTCAAGGCCGGCGTCCGGAAGGCGATGGCCAAATTCCAGCAGCTCTCGATCGCGCAGCTGAACGCGGACAAGGGCCTGCACCTGGAAACAGTGGAGAATGCTCGCGATCCGCGGATGCGGACCATTCGAGTCACCCAGTTCTGGCGTGGCGTCGTTCTCGCTCCGGACGACGGCAGCGATACCTTCCTGCTGCTCAGCGTCGTCCCGCACGACGAAGCTTACGGGTGGGCAGCCAAGCGCCTCTACACCGTCAACACCGCAACCCGCGCGCTGGAAGTGCGCAACGTCGTCGCCATCGAACAACTCACGCCCTCGCTGGAGGAGGCCTCCGCGCAGGTGCCGACCCGGCTGTTCGCCCGCCACTCCGACACCGTGTTGCGCGACCTCGGCATCGACGATCAGGTGTTGCGTGCCGCCAGGGCGATCACCGACACAGCACAGCTCGACGCCTTCGGCGGGGTACTTCCCGAGGACCAGTTCGAGGTACTCCAGTTCCTCGCCGAGGGCTTCTCGCCCGAGGAGGTCTACCGAGACGTCGTCGCCGTGCGGCGGCCCGCCGAGGTCCCGGCCGAGGCCGGTACCGAGGACAGCCTCGAAATGGCCATCCGCAACACCACCAGCCGCATCACCCTCGTCACGGGTCCCGACGAACTCGCCGACATCCTCGACAAGCCGTTCGCGGCATGGCGGGTGTTTCTGCACCCGTCACAGCGCCGCGTTGCCTACCGCCCCTCCTACAGCGGTCCCGCACAGGTCAGCGGCGGTCCGGGTACCGGAAAGACCGTCGTCGCCCTGCATCGGGTCAAGCATCTGCTGTCCCGGTCGCCGGACAGCCGCATCCTGCTGACCACCTTCACCAATGCGCTGGCCGACATGCTGCGTGAGAACCTGGCGCTGCTGCTCGACCACGACGAGACGAGGTTGGCCCGGGTGCACGTGACCACTGTGGACGCGTTCGCCAACCGGATCGTGCGCGACTCCACGGGGCGCGCTCAGAATCCCATCACCGACATCGACGAGCGGCAACTCTGGCGGCGGATCAGTCGGCGCCTCGGCCTTCCGTGGGGTGATCAGTTCCTCGCGCAGGAGTTCCGGCACGTCATCCTGGCCCAGAACATCACCAGCGAGCAGGACTACCTGAGAGCTGCCCGGAGGGGACGCGGCTCCGCGCTGCGGTCGGCGCAGCGGCGGCAGCTCTGGCGTGCTGTGGAGGAGTTCCGTACTGATCTGCGGTCGGAAGGCAAGACCACGCATCTCCAGATCTGCGCCCACGCGGCCGATCTGCTCGGCGGAGCCGAGCCCGGCCCGCACCACTACGACCACGCCGTCGTCGACGAAGCTCAGGACCTGCACCCGGTGCAGTGGCGGGTGGTGCGCGCCGCCGTCGCCGAGGGCCCGGACGACCTGTTCATCACCGGCGACCCCCACCAGCGCATCTACGATTCCCGAGTGTCGCTGCGGGCTCTCGGCGTCCCCGTGGTCGGGCGTAGTAGTCGCTTGCGGATCAACTACCGAAGCACGGCCGAGATCCTGTCCTGGTCGGTCGGGGTGCTCGCCGACACGAACGTCGAGGATCTGGGTGGTGACGGCGACGACACCCTGATCGGTTATCGCTCGCTGCTGCGCGGCACCCGCCCCGTGGTCGGTGGTTACGCGAGCGAGCAGGACGAGATCACCGCGCTGGTGGAGCATGTGCAGGCCTGGCTGAGGCAGGGGGTTCGGGCTGACGAGATCGCCGTGTGCACGCGGTTCAACGTCCTACTGGACAAGGTGCGCGATCGGTTGGCGGCCGAGGGCATTCCAGCCGTCAAGGTCAAAGACCGGCCGGGCGCGCACGTCGACGGCGTGCGGCTGGCGAGTATGCACGCCATGAAAGGCCTGGAGTTCCGCTGCGTGGCCGTCGTCGGTGTTACCGCGGGCGCCGTTCCCTTCACCAGGGACGTCACACCTGTGGAGGTGGACAGTGTCGCGCACGCCAGCGACCTGCTGAAGGAACGCTGCCTGCTCTTCGTCGCATGCACACGGGCCAGGGAGCGGCTCGTGGTGTCGTGGAGCGGCGAGAGCAGCCCGTTCCTGTCGTCGGTGACCGGCGGAGATCGTTGACACGGGCGGCGGAGTGATGATCGGCCGCCCATGTGTGGGTCGGGGTCGGTGCGCTGTCCCCTACGCCTCTCCGGCCGTTTCCCCGGCCTCGGAGGTGCTAGTTCGCCGCCGGTTCGTCCTCCCAGCCTGGCACCTCCTTGTCGAACCGGCGGAGGATGCGCGCCAGCCGCGCGTACAGCGCGGGGTGGTACCTGAGGTGGTCCGGGTTGTTGGACACGTAGGTGTTCTTGAAGTCGTCCCGGACGTCGGGATCGTCGGTCGTCAGATGAATCATGCCGTCGCCGTCGGCCCAGATGTTCAGGTTTTCGATCTTGACCGACTTGATGCCGGGTTTGGTTCGTGCCACAGGTTCACTCCTCACGGTCGAATGCACGGCGTCTCCCGCGCCGGTAGGGACACCCTGGCCGGAGACGATCGTTCGCCGGCGCACTCCGATGGTGAGTCGTCGTGGCGCTCCAAGACGTTTCCACCGACGGTCGGCGCACCAGAACGGAGTGGGTGCCGACAATCCCCGGCTAGACGCGCATGCGATATCCGCCTCGGCCCACATCCTCAGCGTTCACCCCTCGCCGCCGAGGTGCTGACGCAGCTTCTGGAGCGCGCGGTGCTGCGCCACCCGCACCGCCGCCGGGGTCGAGCCCACGATCGCGGCCGTCTCGGCTGCACTCAGGCCCGCGGCCACACGGAGCACGAGGATCTCGCGCTGGGCCTCGGTCAGCAGTCCGAGCAGTTCACGCATCCGCTCGCCGAGTTCGGCGCGCAACACCCGCTGCTCCGGTCCGGGCCCCGGGTCCGTGCTGTCGACCGGCTCGGCGGCCAGGTGGGTGCGGTCCCGGCTGCGTGCCCGATGGTGGTCCGCCACCTTGTTGGCTGCGATGCCGAAGACGAACGACTGGAAAGCGGCCTCGTGGCCCCGGAAGCGGTGCAGTGAGGTCAGGACGGCCGCGAAGACCTCCTGGGCGACGTCGTCGGCGGCCGTGTGGTCGGGTCCGTTCGAGCGGATGCGGGCGCGACAGTAGCGGATGACCTTCGGTCGCAGTGTCGCGAAGAGATCGTTCATGGCGTGCTTGTCGCCGGAGCGGGCGGCTGACACCTGTTCCGCGAGTTCGTTCATCTGCATGGAGATCCCCAGTGGAGCTTTCGGCGTGGACCTGGTGGGAGTGGCGTGGGCCGACGTGAACCTGCGGCCTGTTGTGAACGCACGAAGTGAATCATATGCTGTGAACGTAGTCAACAACTTGTCTTGTGTGTGGTATGTTCACGGTTCGGGAAGGGGGCGCGGTGAGCGACGAGGAACACCTGGTGAGCGCGGCCGAGGTGGCGCGACTGGCAGGCGTCGGAAGAGCGGCGGTCAGCAACTGGCGGCGTCGCCATCCGGACTTCCCCGAGCCGGTGGGCGGTTCGGCGGGGACCAGGTTCCGGCTGACCGAGGTCGAGCGATGGCTGCGGGCCCAGGGCAAGCTCCCCGACTCGGGCGGGGAGGACACCCTGTGGCGGGCCGTCTCCGTCGGCCGCGACGAAGGGGAGATCACCCGGCTGCTCGGTGACGTGCTCGAACACCTGCACGGTCAGCCCGGAGTCGAACTCCCCGGCCCGGTGCGGGACGAGGTCGAGCGGATCGAACCTGCCGCCAGGGTCGACGTCGCCGAACAGCTCTGCCGCCGACACACCGAGACGGCGAGGCGACGCCACTCGGCCACCACCGTCGAGCTCGCGGAACTCATGGCGGAACTGTCGGACCCGCACGGGGTCGTGCTCGACCCGGCGTGCGGCCTCGGCAACGCCCTCCGGGTGGCGGCCGAGCGCGGCGCCGAGAGGGTGCTGGGCCAGGAACTCGACCCGGACCTCGCACGGCTCGCCCAGGCGCGGTTGCGGTTCCACGCGCCCGCCTCCGTGGTCGCGGGCGACGCCCTCCGCGCCGACGGCCACGCCGACGTGCGCGCCGACGTGGTGTTCTGCGAACCACCCTTCGGTTATCGCGACTGGGGTTACGAGGAACTCAGCGTCGACAGGCGCTGGGACTACGGGTTGCCGGTGAAGAACGAGCCGGAACTGGCCTGGCTCCAGCACTGTCTGGCACACGTCCGTCCGGGCGGGCTCGTGGTCGGGCTGCTGCCCGCCGCTGTCGCCTCCCGCCGTTCCGGGCGGCTCGTCCGCAAGGAACTCGTCCGGCGTGGTGTGGTCCGTGCCGTTTTCGCCCTGCCCGCCGGACTGCTTGCCACCACGGGAATACCGCTGCACCTGTGGTTGCTCCGCGCCCCAGCCGACGACGACACCCCGATGTCCGTCCTGCTGGTGGACGCGAGCGACCACGGCGGCCGCGCGCGCGGTGAGGCCGACTGGCCCGCGCTGCGCTCCGCCGTCCTGGAGCCGTGGAGGGCGTGCCGGGCGGGCGAGTTCGAACCGATGCCAGGCCGCCACGACGTGGTGCAGGCGATCGATCTCCTCGACGAGGACGTCGACCTGACTCCGGCGCGCCATCTGCCCGCGCCGCGCACGGTCGTCGACACGGCGGAGCTGGAGGCCCGGCATCGTCGGTTGCGGCAGCTCGTGGGGCCGCTGGCCGAACTACTGCCCGCTGTGACCGAGCGGTCGCCGGAGCCGCACCCGACGCTGACGATCTCCGAACTCGCCAGGGCCGGAGCGCTGACGGTGCGGCAGCACACCGGCAGGCTCGAACTGTCCGATTCGGAGGATGCTGTCGGAGAGCTGGTACTGACCGGGCGGGACGTCGCCGACGGCGTGGGGCCGACACTGCGGTTGGCGGGTCCCGTGGAGGCCGAACTCGTGCACCTCGTGCCGGGTGACGTCGTCGTTCCGACTCTCGTCGCGGGCGGCACGCCCGCCACGGCGAGAGTCATCGGGGAGACGGGCCTGCTTCTGGGCCCCAACCTGCACCTGCTCCGCGTCGACCCCGCCCGCCTCGACGCCGAGTTCCTCGCGGGTTACCTTTCCGCGAGCCGGACGGCCGAAGCGAGCAGCGCCACGGTGTCCGGGGCGCGGCGGCTCGACGTTCGGCGCGTCGACGTGCCGCTGCTACCCGTCGCCGAGCAACGGCGGTTGGGCAGGGCCTTCCGCGCCGTGCGCCTGTTCCACGAGCGGTTGCGGGAAGCGGGTGAGCTCGCGGACCTGCTCGGCAGGCAGCTCGTCGACGGCTTGGCCGACGGAGTGCTCGACGTCCCGGGCGGGTAGTCGTACCGATCCCCGGAGTCCGCCTCACTCCCGTTCGGCGGCGAACGGTCCGCCGGGGCCGAAGGCCAGCGCGGCGAAACGGTCACCGATGCGGCGGTGGGACTCGGCGTCCGGGTGCAGCGCGTCGGGCAACGGCAGCTCGGCGAAGTCCGGCTCGCCGTAGAGGTCGCGGCCGTCGAGGTGGTGCAGGTGGGGATCGTCGACCGCTCGCTGCGTCACGATGCGGGCGAGCTCGTCACGGATGACGCTCAGCGTGAGTTTCCCCGCCGCGCGCTCCGCCACCTCGCCCGTGGCCCGGAACCTCACCGTTCCCGTGCTTAGGGCGTCGAGGTCGAACTCGCCGGGGCCGGGAGTGTCCTCGTGGATGGGGCAGAGGAACGGGGAGACGACCAGCAGCGGTGTGGTCGGATGTCCCTCGCGGATGGTGTCGAGGAAGCCGTGCACCGCCGGGGTGAAGGCGCGCAGGCGCATCACGTCGCTGTTGACCACGTTGATGCCGAGTTCGAGGCTGATCAGGTCGGCGGATGTGTCCCGCAGGGTGCGGGCGGTGAACGGATCGAGCAGGGCACTGCCGCTGAGCCCGAGGTTGACGAGGTCCACGTCGCCGAGCGAGGCCGCGAGCGCGGGCCAGGTCGTGCTGGGACTCGCGGCGTTGGAGCCCTGGCTGATCGAGCTGCCGTGGTGCAGCCACACCCTGCGGTTCCCGCTCGGTACGGGTTCGACGGGAGCGTCCGTGCGTAGGGCGACGAGGCGGGTGATCTCGTTGTGCGGCAACCAGATCTCCACGTCCTTCGCGTGGTCGGGCAGGTCGGCGAAGCGCACGGTGCCGACGGGGCCGGGCCGGGTCTCGGCGGTTCCGGTGCTCGGGTCGATACTCACGACGTTGCCGCCGGACACGCTCGCCTGACCCGTGAGGGTGCCGTCGACGCGCAGGTCGTAGACCCCTTCCGGGCGGGGAGGGGCGCCCCGGTACTCGATCCTGGTGGGGAGTGTGTCGAGTTCGACCGCTGTGGCGCGGGTGCGCAGCACCAGCCGCACACCCGCGGGCTGGGTCTCCGCCAGGTGCAACTGCCGGTCGGGGCACTGTGCGCGGGCCCGGGCGGGCAGCCGATGGGGCAGCAGCCCGTGGTCGGTGCGCTCCAGCTCGATCGCGCCGCACACCAGGTCCTCGGTGATGGGCGTGGTGATCCAGGTGGGCGAGGCGGGCTTGTGGTTCATGGCCGCAAGCGTGTCAGACCCGGTGTGGAACCGGCATCTCGTTTCCCCGTCCTGTGCCGTGGGGCCCAGCTCACGGACGTGACCGGGTGGCGGGGAAGGTGGGGCAACGGGGTTGGATAATGCGACCGCGGGTCCGGGCGCGAGGCGGGACCGGCCTGGAGAGGACGGAGATCATGGCGAGTAACACTCCCGGCGGGACGTTCACGATGGCCGGCGGCCCCACCGTCGCGCGGATGGGATACGGCGCGATGCAGTTGGCGGGGCCGGGCGTGTTCGGTCCGCCGAAGGACCGCGACGAGGCGATCGCCGTGCTGCGCACCGCCGTCGAGCTCGGCGTCGACCACATCGACACCGCCGACTTCTACGGCCCGCACGTGACCAACGAGCTGATCCGCGAGGCCCTGTCGCCCTACGGTGAGGACCTGCACATCGTCACCAAGGTCGGGGCCGTGCGTGACGAGAAGGGCGGCTGGCCGCACGCGCGCTCGCCCGAGCAGCTCCGTCAGCAGGTGGAGTCGAACCTCCGCACGCTCGGCGTGGACGTGCTCGACGTCGTCAACCTGAGGGTCGGCGGCGGCCCGGACGGGCACTCGCCGGTGCCCGGCTCGATCGCCGAGCCGTTCGGCGCGCTGGCCGAGATGCGGGAGCAGGGCCTGATCAGGCACCTCGGGGTCAGCGTGGTCGACGCCGACCAGGTGCGTGAGGCGCAGTCGATCGCGCCGATCGTGACCGTGCAGAACTGGTACAACGTCGCGCACCGGGGTGACGAGCCGCTCATCGCGTCGCTGGCGGAGCAGGGTGTCTCCTACGTGCCGTTCTGGCCGCTGGGTGGGTTCAGCCCCCTCCAGTCCGAGACCCTGGACACCGTGGCGAAGGGGCTCGGCGTCTCGCCGCAGGCTGTGGCGCTGGCCTGGCTGCTGCACCAGTCGCCGAACATCCTGCTGATCCCCGGCACCTCCTCGGTGGCGCACCTGCGCGAGAACGTCGCGGCGGCGTCGCTGGAGCTGCCCTCCGACGCGCTCGCGGAGCTCGACGGCATCGCCGGCTGACGGACCGCGACGTTCCTCGTCGATCCGAACGCCCGGTTCGCGGAGCTTCCGCCGTGAGGGGAGGCCGGTCCCGTTAGGCTTCGTTCGCGTGAGCACCACCCGGGCGGAGAAGGCGCGACAGACACGGCTGCGGATGCTGGAGGCGGCGAGGGAGCAGTTCGTCGCGCACGGGTACGGCGCCACCAGGTTGCAGGAGATCGCCGACCGCGCGGGCGTGGCGGTGCAGACGATCTACTTCACCTTCGGTAACAAGCGCACGGTACTCAAGGAGTTGCTCGACCACGAGGTCGCGGGGGACGACACTCCGGCCGCGACGATGGAACGCCCGTGGTTCCGTGCCGTGCTCGACGCGCCCACGGCCCGCGCGCAGTTGGCCGCGCACGTCAGGGGAGTGCGCGACGTGTCGGCCCGAGCCGCCCCCGTCGTGGAGGTGCTGCGGGTCGCCGCCGCCACCGATCCGGAACTGACGGAGCTGTGGGACGCCAACGTGGACGCGCGCCACACCGTCCAGTCGGTGGCGGCGAAGGCGTTCGTGAGCAAGCCGGGCGCTCGTGCCGGGCTGAGCGCGCGTCACGTCGCCGACGTCCTCTTCGGCCTGCTCAGCCCCGAGCTCTACCTCGTCATGGTGCGGGACCGTGGCTGGTCACCGGCCCGATGGCAGCGGTGGACCCTCGACACGCTGTCCGCTCAGCTACTGGACGACTGATCGGCGCCAGAGCGTGATCCCGTCCTCGGTCAGTCGTTCGGGCAGGTCGGCGAGCCGGGTGAGCTGCTCGGGACAGTGGGCCCCCGGTGGGAGCCGCCCCGCGAGCAGGTCGGCCGTCACGTGGGCGGTGATGACGGCGGTGGCCCGGCTCTGGCCGTGCCCGGCGACGGCGTAGGCGGCGTGGCGGGAGCCCTGCCACGCGTCCGCCCGTACGACGAAGGCGTCTCCACCCAGCCCGCCGGGCAGTCGATCCGGACGCACGCGACCGGCCACTCCGGACAGTCGCAACGCCGCCAGTCCGGCGTTCGCGACACGGGAGTCCAGGCACAGCCTCGTGGTCGCCCGCACCCCGAGAGAGCGGCGCAGGGAGTACTGGTCCGCGAACCCGAACGGGATGGCGCGCCGGTGTCCCAGGCCGGGCAGGTAGACGCTCTTCGCGCGGCCCGGTGGCTTGTCGGCGAGCCGGTCCAGTGTCCAGCGCACGGCCTGGGTGCCGTGGTGGTCGCCCGCGCCGAGCAACACGGTGACGTCGACGGTGTCCGCGCCTCCGAGCGCGTCGAAAGCCTTGCGTGCCAGTACGTTCGTCAGCCCGGGGGCGAGGCCGGCACCGATCACCAGGGTCGACGTCGAGTCGCTCGCGAGGTCGTGGAGTCGGGCGTGTTCCTCGGCGGGGATCGGGTCCGCGCCCAGATCCACCACGTGGACCCCGCGCTGTGCGCACGTGGTGAGCACCGTCGCGTCCGGCGCCTGGACGCTGAGCACGACGACGTCGATGCGGTGTCCGTCGAGGACCCGCGTCACGCTGTCCCGGTCGCGCACGTCGACGCGCACGCTGTCGGGCCCTGGCGGCGGAGTGCGT encodes:
- a CDS encoding saccharopine dehydrogenase NADP-binding domain-containing protein; the encoded protein is MPNTVLVVGGYGAVGDQLADVLRRRHGVRVLVAGRTPPPGPDSVRVDVRDRDSVTRVLDGHRIDVVVLSVQAPDATVLTTCAQRGVHVVDLGADPIPAEEHARLHDLASDSTSTLVIGAGLAPGLTNVLARKAFDALGGADTVDVTVLLGAGDHHGTQAVRWTLDRLADKPPGRAKSVYLPGLGHRRAIPFGFADQYSLRRSLGVRATTRLCLDSRVANAGLAALRLSGVAGRVRPDRLPGGLGGDAFVVRADAWQGSRHAAYAVAGHGQSRATAVITAHVTADLLAGRLPPGAHCPEQLTRLADLPERLTEDGITLWRRSVVQ
- a CDS encoding SGNH/GDSL hydrolase family protein — protein: MNHKPASPTWITTPITEDLVCGAIELERTDHGLLPHRLPARARAQCPDRQLHLAETQPAGVRLVLRTRATAVELDTLPTRIEYRGAPPRPEGVYDLRVDGTLTGQASVSGGNVVSIDPSTGTAETRPGPVGTVRFADLPDHAKDVEIWLPHNEITRLVALRTDAPVEPVPSGNRRVWLHHGSSISQGSNAASPSTTWPALAASLGDVDLVNLGLSGSALLDPFTARTLRDTSADLISLELGINVVNSDVMRLRAFTPAVHGFLDTIREGHPTTPLLVVSPFLCPIHEDTPGPGEFDLDALSTGTVRFRATGEVAERAAGKLTLSVIRDELARIVTQRAVDDPHLHHLDGRDLYGEPDFAELPLPDALHPDAESHRRIGDRFAALAFGPGGPFAAERE
- a CDS encoding N-6 DNA methylase; protein product: MFTVREGGAVSDEEHLVSAAEVARLAGVGRAAVSNWRRRHPDFPEPVGGSAGTRFRLTEVERWLRAQGKLPDSGGEDTLWRAVSVGRDEGEITRLLGDVLEHLHGQPGVELPGPVRDEVERIEPAARVDVAEQLCRRHTETARRRHSATTVELAELMAELSDPHGVVLDPACGLGNALRVAAERGAERVLGQELDPDLARLAQARLRFHAPASVVAGDALRADGHADVRADVVFCEPPFGYRDWGYEELSVDRRWDYGLPVKNEPELAWLQHCLAHVRPGGLVVGLLPAAVASRRSGRLVRKELVRRGVVRAVFALPAGLLATTGIPLHLWLLRAPADDDTPMSVLLVDASDHGGRARGEADWPALRSAVLEPWRACRAGEFEPMPGRHDVVQAIDLLDEDVDLTPARHLPAPRTVVDTAELEARHRRLRQLVGPLAELLPAVTERSPEPHPTLTISELARAGALTVRQHTGRLELSDSEDAVGELVLTGRDVADGVGPTLRLAGPVEAELVHLVPGDVVVPTLVAGGTPATARVIGETGLLLGPNLHLLRVDPARLDAEFLAGYLSASRTAEASSATVSGARRLDVRRVDVPLLPVAEQRRLGRAFRAVRLFHERLREAGELADLLGRQLVDGLADGVLDVPGG
- a CDS encoding oxidoreductase; its protein translation is MASNTPGGTFTMAGGPTVARMGYGAMQLAGPGVFGPPKDRDEAIAVLRTAVELGVDHIDTADFYGPHVTNELIREALSPYGEDLHIVTKVGAVRDEKGGWPHARSPEQLRQQVESNLRTLGVDVLDVVNLRVGGGPDGHSPVPGSIAEPFGALAEMREQGLIRHLGVSVVDADQVREAQSIAPIVTVQNWYNVAHRGDEPLIASLAEQGVSYVPFWPLGGFSPLQSETLDTVAKGLGVSPQAVALAWLLHQSPNILLIPGTSSVAHLRENVAAASLELPSDALAELDGIAG
- the shbA gene encoding RNA polymerase sigma factor ShbA, encoding MQMNELAEQVSAARSGDKHAMNDLFATLRPKVIRYCRARIRSNGPDHTAADDVAQEVFAAVLTSLHRFRGHEAAFQSFVFGIAANKVADHHRARSRDRTHLAAEPVDSTDPGPGPEQRVLRAELGERMRELLGLLTEAQREILVLRVAAGLSAAETAAIVGSTPAAVRVAQHRALQKLRQHLGGEG
- a CDS encoding McrC family protein; translated protein: MTAVELTEHGPALPVPLDDAAGRALAHSGVVDAAPDADVPGTWRLRAKNLVGAVAVRFGGGQVITVRIAPKLPIARLLFLAGYGQGRWHTENVRVDEDEHLLPAFARLFTRQAERALRQGLLKGYRETEDTALVVRGRIRHAEQVRRHHGRLVPLELAHDEYTTDIAENRLLRTACEALLRLPGIPVDVRGRLLRLRVRLGEVTLVRHGDRLPAWRPSRLNVRYHDALRLADLVLRGASIEHRPGEVTVHGFLFDLAKVFEDFVTLALRDALAGTDDFGGHCVRQATHHLDERETIRMVPDLVAYTDGGTPVAVADAKYKAEKPAGFPDADLYQMLAYCTALNLSEGHLVYAKGNAPHGSHRVKHAGITLHQHALDLDQPPAGLLADVRAVARRLVERLTVT
- a CDS encoding TetR/AcrR family transcriptional regulator: MSTTRAEKARQTRLRMLEAAREQFVAHGYGATRLQEIADRAGVAVQTIYFTFGNKRTVLKELLDHEVAGDDTPAATMERPWFRAVLDAPTARAQLAAHVRGVRDVSARAAPVVEVLRVAAATDPELTELWDANVDARHTVQSVAAKAFVSKPGARAGLSARHVADVLFGLLSPELYLVMVRDRGWSPARWQRWTLDTLSAQLLDD
- a CDS encoding UvrD-helicase domain-containing protein, yielding MPALAFASSFWETYDVLDKQVKAGVRKAMAKFQQLSIAQLNADKGLHLETVENARDPRMRTIRVTQFWRGVVLAPDDGSDTFLLLSVVPHDEAYGWAAKRLYTVNTATRALEVRNVVAIEQLTPSLEEASAQVPTRLFARHSDTVLRDLGIDDQVLRAARAITDTAQLDAFGGVLPEDQFEVLQFLAEGFSPEEVYRDVVAVRRPAEVPAEAGTEDSLEMAIRNTTSRITLVTGPDELADILDKPFAAWRVFLHPSQRRVAYRPSYSGPAQVSGGPGTGKTVVALHRVKHLLSRSPDSRILLTTFTNALADMLRENLALLLDHDETRLARVHVTTVDAFANRIVRDSTGRAQNPITDIDERQLWRRISRRLGLPWGDQFLAQEFRHVILAQNITSEQDYLRAARRGRGSALRSAQRRQLWRAVEEFRTDLRSEGKTTHLQICAHAADLLGGAEPGPHHYDHAVVDEAQDLHPVQWRVVRAAVAEGPDDLFITGDPHQRIYDSRVSLRALGVPVVGRSSRLRINYRSTAEILSWSVGVLADTNVEDLGGDGDDTLIGYRSLLRGTRPVVGGYASEQDEITALVEHVQAWLRQGVRADEIAVCTRFNVLLDKVRDRLAAEGIPAVKVKDRPGAHVDGVRLASMHAMKGLEFRCVAVVGVTAGAVPFTRDVTPVEVDSVAHASDLLKERCLLFVACTRARERLVVSWSGESSPFLSSVTGGDR